One genomic segment of Salinibacter grassmerensis includes these proteins:
- a CDS encoding FG-GAP repeat domain-containing protein yields MPRTCAFVVGLVGILLAGCAGSSQSVSSDASSASFPDDYQRVVAPSVEVINADGAVISNPFYGGFNAPRPQFVDIDGDKDSDLFVQERPGQLAFFEHVTEGDSSRLVWRTDHYRDLDIGEWYRFADLDQDGVPDLLTEEPYSHLRAYRNVGSATAPKFELYADTLRTVEGEPIFSDRQNIPNVTDLGCDGQMDLFLGRLDGTITHYESVSKTAEGMPQFAHAADEFEGIKIVGGTGQKGPSLHGANTLTFADLDGDGDSDLFWGDFFEPGLLLIENTGGGGNPVLSGEPERFPSSNPLLTSGYNAPALTDWSGNGRPDLFVGVLGGANDSNSSLADNFYFYEHTADGYQLRTRQFAGGLDVGSESTVALGDIQGDGQTDVLVANKIDPTQGATSLVYPLTPTGDGGSSRLRKRPALDLPEAYRYAPALGDLNGDGTDDLVLGTWQGTLSYHENQGDGTFSAVDKALSDLSGGNNLVPALGDVTGNDALDLVLGTASGDVTLHRNTGSEASPNFVSEGRTLAEVDGRAAPTLHDVTGDGTLDLIIGTEAGLLLARNEGTADAPKFGSPTSIDLDGIPQNATPAWGDLDGNGVTDLVVGGTRGGLVLFQPQSVTE; encoded by the coding sequence ATGCCGCGTACTTGTGCCTTTGTCGTCGGTCTCGTCGGAATCCTCCTGGCGGGCTGTGCCGGGTCCTCGCAATCGGTGTCGTCGGACGCCTCATCGGCCTCGTTTCCGGACGACTACCAGCGCGTGGTGGCTCCGTCCGTTGAGGTGATCAACGCCGACGGTGCCGTCATCTCAAACCCGTTCTACGGCGGCTTCAACGCGCCGCGCCCGCAGTTTGTGGACATTGACGGGGACAAGGACTCGGACCTCTTCGTCCAGGAGCGTCCCGGCCAGCTCGCGTTTTTTGAGCACGTCACCGAAGGGGACTCGTCGCGTCTCGTGTGGCGCACGGATCACTACCGGGACCTGGACATCGGCGAATGGTACCGGTTTGCGGACCTTGACCAGGACGGGGTGCCCGATCTGTTGACGGAGGAGCCGTACAGCCACCTCCGTGCCTACCGGAATGTCGGCTCGGCCACGGCGCCGAAATTTGAGCTTTACGCCGACACGCTGCGGACGGTGGAGGGGGAGCCCATCTTCTCGGATCGCCAAAACATCCCAAACGTCACAGATCTCGGCTGCGACGGCCAGATGGACCTCTTCCTGGGGCGGCTCGACGGAACCATCACGCACTACGAGTCGGTCAGCAAGACGGCGGAGGGCATGCCCCAGTTCGCCCACGCAGCGGACGAATTTGAAGGGATTAAGATTGTTGGCGGGACGGGCCAGAAGGGGCCGTCGCTCCACGGGGCCAATACCCTCACCTTTGCGGACCTGGACGGCGACGGCGACTCCGACTTGTTCTGGGGCGACTTTTTCGAGCCCGGACTTCTCCTGATCGAGAACACGGGGGGGGGCGGAAATCCCGTTCTCAGCGGCGAGCCGGAACGCTTTCCATCGTCGAATCCGCTCCTGACCAGTGGGTACAACGCCCCCGCCCTTACCGACTGGTCGGGCAACGGACGCCCGGACTTGTTTGTCGGGGTCCTCGGGGGGGCAAATGATTCCAACAGTAGCCTCGCGGACAATTTCTATTTCTACGAACACACGGCGGATGGATATCAGCTCCGGACGCGCCAGTTTGCCGGGGGGCTCGATGTGGGAAGTGAAAGCACCGTGGCGCTTGGGGACATTCAGGGCGATGGGCAAACCGACGTGCTCGTGGCAAACAAAATTGACCCGACGCAGGGGGCGACCTCCCTGGTGTATCCGTTGACGCCCACCGGTGACGGTGGCAGTAGTCGCCTCCGAAAACGACCGGCACTTGATCTGCCGGAGGCGTACCGCTACGCTCCGGCTCTCGGTGACCTGAACGGCGACGGGACCGATGATCTCGTCCTTGGGACCTGGCAGGGAACCCTCTCCTACCACGAAAACCAGGGCGACGGCACATTCAGTGCGGTGGACAAGGCCTTGAGCGACCTGTCGGGCGGAAACAATCTGGTGCCGGCCCTGGGAGACGTGACGGGCAACGACGCCCTGGATCTCGTACTGGGAACCGCAAGCGGCGACGTCACGCTCCACCGCAACACGGGATCCGAGGCGTCCCCCAACTTTGTCTCAGAGGGGCGGACCCTCGCTGAGGTGGATGGACGGGCCGCCCCCACCCTCCACGACGTGACCGGCGACGGGACACTGGACCTGATCATTGGGACGGAGGCGGGACTGCTCCTGGCCCGCAACGAGGGAACAGCTGATGCACCAAAGTTCGGCTCCCCCACCTCGATTGATCTCGACGGCATTCCCCAGAACGCTACGCCTGCCTGGGGAGACCTGGACGGAAATGGCGTGACAGACCTCGTCGTGGGGGGCACCCGCGGCGGACTTGTTCTCTTTCAGCCCCAGTCCGTGACGGAATAG
- a CDS encoding YncE family protein: MRRFLSVLIVGMLLCATLPAWGQASSSKLYVCNQGEATVSVIDMESMAVETTVDLKERGFSENAKPHHVVAEPDGSHWYVSLIGANTILKMNRQNEVVGRLDNFEVPGLLALDPSKDVLYAGRSMSAVNPPKSLGMIQRSNMEIMERVGTFFPRPHPLAVTPNGEHAFIASLGTNQLMGINTDTRETQLTRLDGTTQTPVQFAATADGSTLIAGGQKTGQLLVFDASEAPALSVTDTLMVGNQPWHPVIGRQSGLAYVPNKTSHSISVVDVDNASVQATIRGDGLAQPHGTVLSADGRHLFVSNNNREGTYEPRGDNPEAGTVTVIDTQTNEIVKVIEVGTYPTGVGTFGGAQPTGS; the protein is encoded by the coding sequence ATGCGTCGTTTCCTTTCGGTTTTGATCGTCGGCATGCTCCTGTGTGCCACCCTTCCAGCATGGGGGCAGGCCTCGAGTTCGAAGCTATACGTGTGCAACCAGGGAGAGGCCACCGTCTCGGTGATTGACATGGAGTCGATGGCCGTCGAGACGACCGTCGACCTCAAAGAACGTGGCTTCTCGGAGAACGCAAAGCCGCACCACGTCGTGGCCGAGCCCGATGGAAGCCACTGGTACGTGAGCCTAATTGGGGCGAACACGATTCTCAAGATGAATCGGCAAAACGAGGTCGTCGGCCGCCTCGATAACTTCGAGGTGCCAGGACTGCTGGCCCTTGACCCATCGAAGGATGTCCTGTACGCGGGCCGTTCGATGAGCGCCGTGAACCCGCCGAAGAGTCTAGGCATGATCCAACGGTCTAACATGGAGATCATGGAGCGGGTCGGGACGTTTTTTCCGCGTCCCCACCCCCTGGCCGTGACGCCGAACGGCGAGCATGCCTTCATCGCGAGCCTGGGCACCAACCAGCTGATGGGCATCAACACCGACACCCGTGAAACGCAGTTGACCCGACTGGACGGGACGACCCAGACCCCAGTCCAATTTGCGGCGACGGCCGATGGGTCGACCCTTATTGCCGGGGGACAGAAGACAGGACAGCTCCTCGTGTTCGACGCCAGCGAGGCCCCGGCTCTGTCCGTGACCGACACCTTGATGGTGGGGAATCAGCCGTGGCACCCCGTCATCGGTCGGCAAAGCGGACTGGCATACGTCCCGAACAAGACATCGCACTCCATCAGTGTGGTGGATGTTGACAACGCGTCGGTACAGGCTACCATTCGGGGCGACGGCCTCGCTCAGCCCCACGGCACGGTCCTTTCGGCTGATGGGCGGCATCTCTTCGTGTCGAACAACAACCGAGAGGGCACCTACGAGCCCCGTGGAGACAACCCCGAAGCCGGAACGGTGACGGTGATCGACACGCAAACCAACGAGATTGTGAAGGTGATCGAGGTGGGGACCTACCCCACTGGCGTTGGCACCTTTGGCGGAGCACAGCCCACCGGCTCCTAG
- a CDS encoding choice-of-anchor B family protein has protein sequence MKRISLFLSLALCLVVWGLPASAQTTPTGSAAQMNGFSRALDVEDDRVFVGESQNIHTPGRVYVYEDEMDGWTEAAYFEATDGEVGDSFGSALDAAGDQVVVGAPSANAAYVFESSANGWTQSARLTVADSTAEFGQSVVLDGDRLFVGTSSTVSMMEEDTLTTGAVHVFEQQDGTWQETETLRSEEVGADAGFASALLTSGDHLLATAPQHNGGAVVAFHQGDDGWTELQTVTPGELSSNARFGTAIEAAGDQVLVGAPRAYDATGLAYTLSFDAEAESWSVDGRLLPFDGASRHLFGAAFAYNGTDLWVGAPGATDRSGALYRYGHSDGSWTGATRITHPETESGNGLGATLAGNKDVLATGLPGDDHGAGTMGLYSIASGEWTRTTPIAPSTGQALSAMTGEERDCADGSVAQFSCEGVDMKSFLPIQSIGGERGINLNDIWGWTDPETGTEYALVGRTDGTAFVDVSDPTNPQYIGELPLTEGARVNSWRDIKVYDNHAFVVADNAGDHGMQVFDLTRLRDVDAGEMPMTFDHDALYDQVNSVHNVVINEQTGYAYAVGSSGGGKTCGGGLHMINIQDPVNPSFEGCFSDPSTGRSGTGYSHDAQCVVYEGPDPEYQGREICVGSNETAISVADVTNKDSTSAISTASYPDYGYVHQGWFDEQQRYFYQNDELDEAQGKADHTRTLVWDMKDLDNPKLVNQLMLPNESIDHNLYVDGSTMYQSNYKSGLRILDISNRENPEEVAHFDTQPYDDNGTGFQGSWSNYPYFESGIIIVSSIGEGLFVLEESQQEL, from the coding sequence ATGAAACGAATATCGCTCTTTCTCAGCCTCGCACTTTGTCTCGTGGTCTGGGGCCTGCCCGCCTCGGCCCAGACAACACCCACCGGTTCGGCCGCGCAGATGAACGGCTTCAGCCGTGCCCTCGATGTAGAAGACGATCGGGTCTTCGTCGGGGAGTCGCAGAATATCCACACCCCTGGTCGGGTGTACGTCTACGAAGACGAAATGGACGGCTGGACGGAAGCCGCCTACTTTGAAGCGACCGACGGCGAGGTCGGAGACAGCTTTGGCTCGGCACTCGACGCCGCGGGCGACCAAGTCGTCGTGGGCGCCCCGTCGGCCAACGCCGCCTACGTGTTTGAGTCAAGCGCGAACGGATGGACCCAGAGCGCTCGCCTGACGGTGGCCGACAGCACCGCGGAGTTCGGGCAGAGTGTGGTGCTGGACGGGGACCGGCTTTTCGTGGGTACCTCCTCGACTGTGTCAATGATGGAGGAAGACACGCTGACGACCGGTGCCGTCCACGTCTTCGAACAGCAGGATGGGACCTGGCAGGAAACCGAGACACTCCGAAGCGAAGAGGTCGGGGCGGACGCAGGGTTCGCGAGTGCCCTGCTCACGTCCGGTGATCACCTGCTCGCCACGGCGCCGCAGCACAACGGGGGGGCTGTCGTGGCCTTCCATCAGGGCGATGACGGCTGGACGGAGCTCCAGACGGTCACGCCTGGAGAGTTGAGCAGTAACGCCCGATTTGGAACGGCGATCGAGGCCGCCGGCGATCAGGTCCTCGTCGGGGCCCCGCGGGCCTACGACGCCACAGGACTGGCCTACACCCTCTCATTCGACGCGGAGGCGGAGAGTTGGTCCGTCGACGGACGGCTCCTTCCGTTTGATGGTGCGTCCCGTCATCTCTTCGGAGCGGCCTTTGCCTACAACGGCACAGACCTCTGGGTGGGAGCACCGGGCGCGACGGATCGGAGCGGCGCCCTCTACCGCTACGGTCACAGTGACGGCTCCTGGACCGGCGCTACGCGGATCACACACCCGGAGACGGAATCCGGAAATGGGCTGGGGGCTACGCTCGCGGGCAACAAGGACGTGCTCGCGACGGGGCTGCCGGGGGACGACCACGGAGCCGGCACGATGGGACTCTACTCCATCGCGTCTGGTGAGTGGACCCGGACAACCCCCATTGCTCCTTCGACGGGTCAGGCCCTCAGTGCCATGACGGGCGAGGAGCGAGACTGTGCGGACGGTAGCGTCGCCCAGTTCTCCTGTGAGGGCGTCGACATGAAGTCTTTCCTCCCGATTCAGTCCATCGGGGGCGAGCGTGGAATCAACCTGAACGACATCTGGGGCTGGACCGACCCGGAGACGGGAACGGAGTACGCCCTCGTGGGCCGCACCGACGGGACGGCCTTTGTGGATGTGAGCGATCCTACGAACCCGCAGTACATTGGTGAGCTTCCGCTCACGGAGGGGGCGCGTGTCAACTCCTGGCGGGACATCAAGGTCTACGACAACCACGCGTTTGTGGTAGCGGATAACGCCGGAGACCATGGCATGCAGGTCTTCGACTTGACCCGTCTCCGCGATGTGGATGCTGGCGAGATGCCCATGACCTTCGACCACGACGCTCTCTACGACCAGGTCAATAGCGTCCACAATGTGGTCATCAACGAGCAGACCGGGTACGCCTACGCCGTGGGCAGCAGCGGCGGTGGGAAGACCTGTGGTGGCGGACTCCACATGATCAATATTCAGGACCCGGTCAATCCCTCCTTTGAGGGCTGCTTCTCCGACCCCTCCACGGGCCGCTCCGGCACCGGCTACAGCCACGATGCTCAGTGTGTCGTCTACGAAGGACCGGATCCCGAGTATCAGGGCCGCGAGATCTGCGTCGGCTCCAACGAGACGGCCATCAGCGTTGCGGACGTCACAAACAAGGACAGCACTTCGGCCATCTCCACGGCCTCGTACCCGGACTACGGCTACGTCCACCAGGGTTGGTTCGACGAGCAGCAGCGCTACTTCTACCAGAACGATGAACTGGACGAGGCGCAGGGCAAGGCAGACCACACGCGCACCCTGGTGTGGGACATGAAGGACCTTGACAACCCCAAGCTGGTCAACCAGCTCATGCTGCCGAACGAGTCCATTGATCACAACCTGTATGTAGACGGCTCCACGATGTACCAGTCCAACTACAAGAGCGGACTGCGCATCCTCGACATTAGCAACCGGGAGAACCCGGAAGAGGTGGCCCACTTCGACACGCAGCCCTACGACGACAACGGGACGGGCTTCCAGGGCTCCTGGAGCAACTACCCGTACTTCGAGAGCGGCATTATCATCGTGTCGAGCATTGGTGAGGGGCTGTTCGTGCTGGAAGAATCGCAGCAGGAACTGTAG
- the accD gene encoding acetyl-CoA carboxylase, carboxyltransferase subunit beta: MPWFRREKAGIRTTREEQNEMPEGQWVKCPETGEITNRRELEENLLVFPGSGYHFGMDSHQYFGFLFDEGDYDLHDTDLRSVDALNFEDRKPYSQRLESAVEETGQNEAVQAATGSIGGHPVSMAGMDFSFIGGSMGSVVGETVARAIKRAYTEGMPLITIAQSGGARMMEGALSLMQMAKTSAHLTRLDEAGLPFISILTHPTTGGVTASFAMLGDIHIAEPDALIGFAGPRVIRETIGSDLPEGFQKSEFLQEHGFVDMIVDRRRLRRRIVRLLNLLME; this comes from the coding sequence ATGCCCTGGTTTCGGCGCGAGAAGGCCGGCATCCGTACCACCCGCGAAGAGCAAAATGAAATGCCGGAGGGACAGTGGGTGAAGTGCCCGGAGACCGGCGAAATTACCAACCGGCGCGAGCTGGAGGAAAACTTGCTCGTCTTTCCCGGCTCGGGATACCACTTCGGGATGGACAGCCACCAGTACTTCGGCTTTCTATTCGACGAGGGGGACTACGACCTGCACGACACGGACCTCCGCTCCGTGGACGCACTCAACTTCGAAGACCGAAAGCCCTACAGCCAGCGGCTGGAGAGCGCCGTGGAGGAGACGGGACAAAACGAGGCCGTCCAGGCCGCCACCGGCTCCATCGGAGGGCACCCCGTGTCGATGGCGGGGATGGACTTTAGCTTCATCGGAGGGTCGATGGGGTCGGTCGTCGGAGAAACTGTGGCCCGGGCGATCAAGCGGGCCTACACGGAAGGCATGCCGCTTATCACCATTGCTCAGAGCGGCGGGGCTCGCATGATGGAGGGGGCCCTCAGTCTCATGCAGATGGCCAAGACGAGTGCGCACCTCACCCGGCTCGACGAGGCAGGACTGCCGTTCATCTCCATCTTGACGCACCCGACCACGGGGGGCGTCACGGCCTCCTTCGCGATGCTCGGGGACATCCACATTGCCGAGCCGGACGCGCTGATCGGATTCGCTGGGCCGCGCGTGATCCGTGAGACCATTGGGTCCGACCTGCCGGAGGGGTTCCAGAAGTCGGAGTTTTTGCAGGAGCACGGGTTCGTCGACATGATTGTGGACCGGCGCCGCCTCCGCCGCCGCATTGTCCGGCTGCTCAACCTCCTGATGGAGTAG
- the tsaB gene encoding tRNA (adenosine(37)-N6)-threonylcarbamoyltransferase complex dimerization subunit type 1 TsaB: protein MILLALETATSTCGAAVLDDDTVVAEAHLHRPRVHAERLTPLVEDLLGHAGVATGALDAVAASMGPGSYTGLRIGVSTAKGWALAADAAFVGVPTLEAYAAQLRPVAAPGDVVCALLDARRDEVYAGAYRRTTDGMDQHASTTALPVDDLPGWVGTVDGRLWLVGDGAPKSQAALGGTSASTVLPADTTPPSAGWVARCGRQRLEAHGPDDVATVEPLYVKDVHATPAPSPFD, encoded by the coding sequence GTGATCCTTCTCGCCCTCGAAACCGCGACTTCCACCTGCGGCGCGGCCGTCCTGGACGACGATACGGTGGTTGCGGAAGCTCATCTACACCGTCCTCGCGTCCATGCCGAGCGCCTGACCCCGCTGGTTGAGGACCTGCTCGGCCACGCCGGCGTGGCGACGGGGGCCCTGGACGCCGTGGCCGCGTCGATGGGGCCGGGGTCGTACACGGGGCTCCGCATCGGGGTGAGCACGGCGAAGGGGTGGGCCCTGGCCGCCGACGCGGCGTTCGTCGGGGTGCCGACGCTGGAGGCGTACGCTGCCCAGCTGCGTCCGGTCGCTGCGCCCGGAGACGTAGTGTGCGCGCTGCTCGACGCCCGTCGGGACGAGGTGTACGCCGGGGCGTACCGGCGAACGACGGACGGAATGGACCAGCACGCGTCTACGACGGCGCTTCCAGTGGACGATCTGCCCGGCTGGGTGGGAACGGTGGACGGGCGGCTGTGGCTCGTTGGGGACGGGGCGCCGAAAAGCCAGGCCGCCCTCGGTGGAACGTCTGCCAGCACCGTGCTCCCCGCCGACACGACGCCGCCGTCGGCGGGCTGGGTGGCCCGGTGTGGCCGCCAGCGGCTTGAGGCACACGGCCCCGACGATGTGGCGACGGTCGAACCGTTGTACGTGAAAGACGTGCACGCTACCCCAGCACCGTCCCCCTTCGACTGA
- a CDS encoding 3-oxoacyl-ACP reductase — translation MRDLDSQVVVITGASRGLGAAIARAFGREGARVVVNYYQSPDQAEAVAADIGDRALPVQADVRDPDAVQAMVDAAADHFGAPVTTAVHNALIDYQFDAANRETADTINWDDYQTQLDGSVKGALHLLQACLPEMRAAGEGRFVGISSNLVQDPAVPYHDYTTGKAALLGFTRNMAGELGAEDITVNLVSGGLLDETDASAASSDAVFDAIRQNTPRGTVTTPEEVADAVLFFASPWARAVTGQNLIVDGGLVMR, via the coding sequence ATGCGTGATCTCGACTCGCAAGTTGTTGTCATCACCGGAGCCAGCCGGGGGCTCGGCGCCGCCATTGCCCGCGCCTTCGGGCGAGAGGGAGCCCGCGTGGTGGTTAACTACTACCAGAGCCCCGACCAGGCCGAGGCCGTCGCCGCCGACATTGGCGATCGGGCCCTGCCCGTGCAGGCCGATGTGCGCGACCCAGACGCCGTGCAGGCGATGGTTGACGCCGCCGCGGATCACTTCGGGGCGCCCGTTACGACCGCCGTCCACAATGCACTGATCGACTACCAGTTCGACGCGGCAAACCGGGAGACCGCCGACACCATCAACTGGGACGACTATCAGACGCAGCTGGATGGGTCGGTGAAAGGGGCGCTGCACCTGCTCCAGGCGTGCCTTCCTGAGATGCGGGCGGCGGGGGAGGGGCGCTTCGTGGGCATCAGTTCCAACCTCGTGCAGGATCCGGCGGTCCCGTACCACGACTACACCACCGGCAAGGCGGCCCTCCTCGGGTTCACGCGCAACATGGCGGGTGAGCTCGGCGCGGAGGACATCACGGTCAACCTAGTGTCGGGCGGTCTGCTCGACGAGACGGATGCCAGCGCGGCCTCGTCGGACGCGGTGTTCGACGCCATTCGGCAGAACACTCCCCGTGGCACGGTAACGACCCCGGAGGAAGTGGCCGACGCGGTGCTCTTCTTCGCCTCCCCCTGGGCCCGGGCCGTCACGGGGCAGAACCTAATCGTGGACGGCGGTCTCGTGATGCGGTAA
- a CDS encoding DUF1684 domain-containing protein: MSLPRLRSRMMCARVLLLLSVTGLVLACGTSPSSEDYKQVVMQDRVQRDMQMREKESVLPPGRREAFRGLNFYEVDPAYRYTVPLRRFETPDTVMIPESTGALRPQQRVGEVTVPLPEGPEEFVVFRGEGDTPRGRLWIPFADSTNRHATYKGGRYVDLTSTDSDSVVVDFNRAYNPTCAYNPDFACPLPPPKNRIAVPLVAGEKKPTFGG, encoded by the coding sequence ATGTCTCTTCCACGTTTGCGCTCCCGGATGATGTGCGCTCGGGTTCTTCTTCTGTTGTCCGTGACCGGGCTCGTTCTGGCCTGCGGGACGAGCCCATCGTCGGAAGACTACAAGCAGGTCGTCATGCAGGACCGCGTGCAGCGGGACATGCAGATGCGGGAGAAGGAGAGCGTGCTGCCCCCCGGCCGCCGGGAGGCGTTCCGCGGACTCAACTTCTACGAGGTCGACCCGGCCTACCGGTATACGGTGCCGCTCCGGCGGTTTGAGACGCCCGACACGGTCATGATCCCCGAGAGCACGGGCGCTCTGCGGCCCCAGCAGCGAGTGGGAGAGGTGACCGTGCCGCTTCCGGAGGGACCGGAAGAGTTCGTCGTATTTCGGGGCGAGGGCGACACGCCCCGCGGACGGCTATGGATTCCGTTTGCCGACTCCACGAATCGACACGCCACGTACAAAGGGGGGCGCTACGTAGATCTGACGTCGACGGATTCAGATTCGGTCGTGGTGGACTTTAACCGAGCGTACAACCCCACCTGCGCCTACAACCCGGACTTCGCGTGTCCGCTTCCGCCCCCAAAGAATCGAATTGCCGTGCCCCTGGTGGCCGGCGAGAAGAAGCCTACCTTCGGGGGATAG
- a CDS encoding DUF411 domain-containing protein — MASLASYQTHLKAFGIGIVLAALGVGGYLQFGPSASAGLPTVTVYKSPSCQCCSEWVTHMKDQGFEVEVQSKLRMKPVKKQVGLPSSLAACHTSVVGNYVVEGHVPAQDVKQLLREQPDVRGLSVPGMPVGSPGMERGGRVDPHEVVTFTPSGETTVFAQYGQ; from the coding sequence ATGGCTTCGCTCGCGTCGTACCAGACCCACCTCAAGGCTTTCGGGATTGGCATTGTCCTCGCCGCGCTGGGCGTGGGGGGCTATCTGCAGTTTGGCCCGTCGGCGTCGGCGGGCTTGCCGACGGTGACAGTGTACAAGAGTCCCTCGTGTCAGTGCTGTTCGGAGTGGGTCACCCACATGAAAGACCAGGGCTTTGAGGTTGAGGTACAGTCGAAGCTGCGCATGAAGCCGGTGAAGAAGCAGGTGGGGCTGCCCTCGTCGCTCGCGGCCTGCCACACGTCCGTGGTGGGGAATTATGTGGTTGAGGGACACGTGCCGGCGCAGGACGTGAAACAACTTCTCCGGGAACAGCCGGATGTACGGGGCCTCAGCGTGCCGGGCATGCCCGTGGGGTCTCCGGGCATGGAGCGGGGGGGACGGGTGGACCCGCACGAGGTCGTTACGTTCACGCCGTCGGGCGAGACCACGGTGTTTGCCCAGTACGGACAGTAG